The proteins below are encoded in one region of Pelecanus crispus isolate bPelCri1 chromosome 4, bPelCri1.pri, whole genome shotgun sequence:
- the TBC1D9 gene encoding TBC1 domain family member 9 isoform X3 — MWVNPEEVLLANALWVTERANPYFILQRRKGHGGDGGGGGLAGLLVGTLDVVLDSSARVAPYRILYQAPDSLVYWTIACGCSRKEITEHWEWLEQNLLQTLSIFENENDINTFVRGKIQGIIAEYNKINGIKEDDDTEKFKEAIVKFHKLFGMPEEEKLVNYYSCSYWKGKVPRQGWVYLSINHLCFYSFLMGREAKLVIRWVDITQLEKNATLLFPDMIKVSTRSSEHFFSVFLNISETFKLMEQLANIAMRQLLDNEGFEQDRSLPKLKKKSPKKVSALKRDLDARAKSERYRALFRLPKDEKLDGHTDCTLWTPFNKMHILGQMFVSTNYICFTSKEENLCSLIIPLREVTIVEKADSSSVLPSPLSISTKNRMTFLFANLKDRDFLVQRISDFLQQTTSKIYLEKNISGSYISSDDEVFTRSSSLISASPHKSLSSESEGERQFNLNDNGIPTATQALMTMYRRRSPEEFNPKLAKEFLKEQAWKIHFAEYGQGVCMYRTEKTRDLVLKGIPESMRGELWLLFSGAINEMATHPGYYEDLVEKSMGKYNLATEEIERDLHRSLPEHPAFQNEMGIAALRRVLTAYAFRNPNIGYCQAMNIVTSVLLLYAKEEEAFWLLVALCERMLPDYYNTRVVGALVDQGVFEELARDYVPQLYDCMQDLGVISTISLSWFLTLFLSVMPFESAVVVVDCFFCEGIKVIFQLALAVLDANVDKLLNCKDDGEAMTVLGRYLDSVTNKDSTLPPIPHLHSLLSDDVEPYPEVDIFRLIRSSYEKFGSIRADLIEQMRFKQRLKVIQTLEDTTKRNVVRTIVTETSFTIDELEELYALFKAEHLTSCYWGGNSNAIDRHDPSLPYLEQYRIDFEQFKGMFALLFPWACGTHSDVLAARLFRLLDENGDLLINFREFVSGLSAACHGDLTEKLKLLYKMHVLPDPSPEQEEPDSAFEATQYFFEDITPECTHGRHLFSQENRNYLRMWSQENKSKAKKAKDLPKLNQGQFIELCKTMYNMFSEDPNEQDLYHATAAVTSLLLEIGEVGKLFSVQPTKETDSSSNNCGKTIQSELFQKKEHQQYPLEQHKPFQSSLVTNGEEAVCTDSTLGMQMEDIKLEDSSPRDNGACSSMLISDDDTKDDSSMSSYSVLSAGSHEEEKLHCEDISEDTVLVRSNHTASLRRSTSIDRDWAITFEQFLASLLTEPALVRYFDKPVSMMARITNAKNVRMMGKPITSAIDYEISTMSG; from the exons GTCTCCTTGTGGGTACTCTTGATGTCGTGTTGGACTCCAGTGCCAGAGTGGCACCGTATCGAATCCTCTACCAAGCACCAGACTCCTTGGTCTATTGGACTATCGCCTGTG gTTGCTCAAGGAAGGAAATCACTGAACACTGGGAATGGCTTGAACAGAATTTGTTGCAAACTCTTTCAATctttgaaaatgagaatgacataaatacatttgtcagaggaaaaatacag GGCATCATCGCTGAGTACAACAAAATCAATGGCATCAAGGAGGATGATGATACAGAAAAATTTAAGGAAGCCATAGTGAAATTTCACAAGCTATTTGGGATGCCGGAAGAAGAGAAATTAGTGAACTACTACTCCTGCAGTTATTGGAAGGGGAAGGTTCCCCGTCAGGGCTGGGTGTATCTCAGTATTAATCacctttgcttttattctttcctcATGGGCAGGGAAG CAAAGTTAGTTATCCGCTGGGTCGATATCACTCAACTTGAGAAGAACGCTACACTGCTTTTCCCTGATATGATCAAAGTGAGCACAAGGTCAAGCgaacatttcttttcagtattcCTTAATATCAGTGAGACATTTAAACTAATGGAACAGCTTGCCAATATAGCGATGCGACAGCTTTTGGACAATGAAGGATTTGAACAAGACAGGTCATTAcccaaactgaaaaagaaatccccCAAAAAAGTATCTGCACTAAAACG ggatcTTGATGCCAGAGCAAAGAGTGAGAGATACCGTGCATTGTTCCGACTTCCCAAGGATGAGAAATTAGATGGACACACAGACTGTACTCTCTGGACTCCATTCAACAAAATGCATATTTTGGGTCAGATGTTTGTTTCTACAAACTACATTTGCTTTACTAGTAAAGAAGAGAACTTGTGCAGTCTTATTATCCCTCTTCGAGag GTGACAATAGTGGAAAAGGCAGACAGCTCCAGTGTGTTGCCCAGCCCATTATCAATCAGCACGAAAAACAGAATGACGTTCCTCTTTGCCAACTTGAAAGACAGAGACTTTCTTGTACAGAGGATCTCAGACTTTCTGCAGCAAACCACTTCAAAAatatacttggaaaaaaatatttctggaagcTATATAAGCTCAGATGATGAG GTGTTTACAAGATCAAGTAGTTTAATTTCTGCCAGCCCTCATAAAAGCCTCAGCTCTGAGTCAGAGGGAGAGCGACAGTTCAATCTCAATGACAATGGCATTCCAACAGCAACTCAAGCTTTAATGACAATGTATCGGCGGAGGTCACCTGAGGAGTTCAACCCCAAACTG gCTAAAGAGTTTTTGAAGGAACAGGCCTGGAAGATTCACTTTGCTGAATATGGCCAAGGAGTCTGTATGTATCGTACAGAGAAAACCAGAGACCTTGTGCTGAAGGGCATTCCAGAAAGCATGAGAGGGGAACTTTGGCTGCTATTTTCAG GAGCCATTAATGAAATGGCCACTCATCCTGGCTATTATGAGGACCTAGTGGAGAAATCAATGGGGAAGTATAACCTTGCTACAGAAGAGATAGAGAGGGATCTGCACCGCTCCCTTCCGGAACACCCTGCATTCCAGAATGAGATGGGTATTGCTGCTCTAAGGAGAGTCTTGACAGCTTATGCTTTTAGAAATCCAAACATAGGATATTGTCAG gCTATGAATATTGTCACTTCAGTACTCCTCCTTTATGCAAAAGAGGAGGAAGCTTTCTGGCTGCTGGTGGCTTTGTGTGAACGTATGCTACCTGACTACTACAACACAAGAGTTGTTG GAGCATTGGTGGATCAGGGTGTCTTTGAAGAGCTGGCTCGTGACTATGTTCCACAGCTTTATGACTGCATGCAGGACTTGGGTGTAATATCCACCATTTCCCTGTCCTGGTTCCTCACTCTTTTCCTCAGTGTTATGCCATTTGAAAGTGCAGTGGTGGTTGTGGactgtttcttctgtgaagGAATAAAGGTGATATTTCAATTAGCGCTCGCTGTCCTCGATGCTAATGTAGACAAGCTGCTTAACTGTAAAGATGATGGAGAAGCCATGACAGTCTTGGGAAG aTATTTGGACAGCGTAACTAATAAGGACAGCACTCTTCCACCCATTCCTCATCTTCACTCACTGCTCAGTGATGATGTAGAGCCTTATCCTGAGGTGGATATCTTCAGACTAATCAGGTCTTCCTATGAG AAATTTGGAAGCATCCGAGCAGATTTAATTGAACAAATGAGATTCAAACAAAGGCTGAAAGTTATCCAAACCCTTGAAGATACTACAAAGCGCAATGTG GTACGAACTATTGTGACAGAGACTTCTTTTACTATCGATGAACTGGAGGAACTGTATGCTCTTTTCAAG GCAGAACATCTGACTAGCTGCTACTGGGGAGGAAACAGCAATGCTATTGACCGGCATGATCCCAGCCTGCCTTATCTGGAGCAGTACCGTATTGACTTTGAGCAGTTCAAGGGAATGTttgctctcctctttccttgGGCATGTGGAACTCATTCAGATGTATTAGCTGCACGCTTATTCAGGCTTCTTGATGAAAACGGAGACTTGCTCATCAACTTCCGTGAATTCGTCTCTGGGCTAA GTGCAGCATGCCATGGAGATCTTACAGAGAAGCTGAAGCTACTGTATAAAATGCACGTTTTGCCTG ATCCATCCCCTGAGCAAGAAGAGCCGGACTCTGCTTTTGAAGCTACTCAGTACTTTTTTGAAGACATCACACCAGAATGTACACACGGTAGGCATCTTTT CTCACAAGAGAATCGAAATTATCTGAGAATGTGGAGCCAAGAGAATaaatccaaagcaaaaaaagcaaaggacttGCCCAAACTGAATCAG GGACAGTTCATTGAACTGTGCAAGACAATGTACAATATGTTCAGTGAAGACCCCAATGAACAAGATCTGTACCACGCTACCGCTGCTGTGACAAGCTTGCTTTTGGAGATAGGTGAGGTTGGTAAGCTCTTCAGTGTGCAGCCCACAAAAGAGACAGACAGCAGCAGTAACAATTGCGGCAAAACTATTCAGAGCGAGCTGTTTCAGAAGAAGGAGCACCAGCAGTATCCCCTCGAACAGCACAAGCCATTCCAAAGCAGCCTCGTCACCAACGGTGAGGAGGCCGTTTGCACCGACAGCACCCTGGGCATGCAGATGGAAGACATTAAGCTCGAAGACTCTTCTCCCAGGGACAACGGAGCCTGTTCTTCCATGCTCATTTCCGATGATGATACAAAAGATGATAGTTCAATGTCCTCCTACTCAGTACTGAGTGCAGGTtcacatgaagaagaaaagctgcacTGCGAGGACATCAGTGAAGACACCGTTTTGGTACGGAGCAACCACACCGCTTCTCTTCGTAGAAGCACTAGCATTGACAGAGACTGGGCCATTACCTTTGAACAATTTTTAGCCTCCCTTTTGACTGAGCCAGCGCTGGTTAGGTACTTTGACAAGCCTGTGTCCATGATGGCTAGGATTACTAATGCTAAAAACGTAAGGATGATGGGTAAACCGATAACCTCGGCCATTGACTATGAAATCTCTACTATGTCGGGATAA